The Alligator mississippiensis isolate rAllMis1 chromosome 3, rAllMis1, whole genome shotgun sequence DNA window CCGAGAGTCCCGGCCAAGCTGCCCGGCTGGAACCGGGCAGCCGGGGAGACCCGACATGGTTGGTCTTTGCCGTGGGCAAGacgggggggttggggggggggggtgccatggCTGCATGTGTCCCACCGCAGGCTGCAGGCCCGAGCTGGGGGGGATTGGGGCTGCACGGCAGGCTGGGGCCCCTTCTGGCatgtgggctggggggggcagggtcactgtgccaggttgggctgggctggcctgggctaTGCTGGGCCAGATTGGCTGAATTGGGTTGGACCAGGCCGGACTGGACTGtgctgggctggactggactgAACTGAGCCAGACTGGGCTAAAATATGCTGGGCTGGACTGAGTCGGACTGGACTGGGCTAAACTGGTTGGACTGtgctgggctggactggactAAACTGGGCAAGAGTGGGCCATGCTGGGCTGGACTGGCCTAGTCTGGGTTATGCTGGGCCAGACTGGGCTGAACTGGATTGGACCAGGCTGGATTGGACtgtgctgggctggactgggctatGCTGGGTTGGACCAGGCTGGATTGGATTAtgctgggctggactggactggactgggccAGACTGGGCTGAGCATTTGGAGGGCGCCTGGCTCCCCCTAGTGGGGGCCAGcggtgcagcagggcagctggacCTGCCCCggggctggctccagcaccaGGCAGCCGGGCTCCGCGGGGCAGGCAGCCGCACCCAGGCACAGCCCGGGGCTGCTGGGCCGCAGCTCCCCCCAGCCGGCCCCCCCGCGAGGCAGGTCAGGCCCTGGGAGCCGGCCCAACCTGCCCAGGTTGGGGGTGCCGGAGCAGGGGCACGGAGCCGGAGGGAGCATCGGGGGCTGCGCTTTACTGAGCTCACACAGGCAGGCCCTCGGCCTCGTGCCGGTCAGTCTGGTCCGCGTCCTGGGGACAGGCCTTGTTGTCgtgcagcaggggcgggggccAGTGCCGCACCACGTGCCGGCCCGATGCCTCTTGGCAGTCAAAGTAGTTGAGGTACAGCTTGTGCGCCAGCCTGCGGCCCAGGGCTTGCatctgctgctggggggcacggggagggcaGCCTGAGCCCGGCGTGAGGGGCTCCCAGAGAGGTCCCTGAACGGGGCTTGGCCCCACGGCTCGGCCCCAcgcccagggcagggtgcagcaaAGCCCTGGGATCCTGCGTGCACTGCCAGGGGGCCCAgcgctcccccactgccacccaccaccccagctcaaagGGCATCGACACAAGCAGCGTGGGGGGCCTGCATTCAGGTcgctccccccccccacgtggcaccagcccccccagccgGGGCCCACCTCGTAGTCGGTCGAGAGCCgggccagcaccagctcctccaggCGGTAGCCGCTGACCACGAGGCTGTAGAAGCTCTTGCCGTAGGCTGCGGGCGGTGAGGCACGGTGAGCTGGCGGCAAGAGGCCGGGGGCAACGGGGGGGTCGGTGTGCGGGGGTCCGTACCGTCCTGCTGCGCCGTGAGCCGCACGTAGATCTGGTGCAGGGGGCCCTGATGCCACAGCCGCTCGCGGATGTAGAGGCGGTAGAAGCCGCGGCGGTGGTTGATCACCAGGCGCCGCTTGGACGCGGAGCACAGCACCAGCCACAGCCCGGTCAGGATCCCGAAGGCGAAGAAGCCGGCATAGTCCTGGTCGCCCTGTGGCGGGGGCAGGCGAGCTGGGGGCAGCCCCGTAGCCCCCAACATGGGGCAGGGTCCTGCTTGGGCAGCTGCGACCCcatcggggtgggggggtccctacCTTCTCCGTCTGGAAGTAGAGGCCGCAGCCCACGGCggagagcaggaggagcagggcccCCTTCCACAGCGTGTCCCGATAGTACTCCACCACAAAGACTGCGGGGCGGGGGGCTCAGGCGCTGCCGGGCACAGCCCCCAGTCCCGTGtgccagggcagccctgggcaagccacggacccagcccagcagcccctgcccgggGCACACGCGTGGGCAAGGTGGGATGTGCCACCTGGGGAGGTGCGTGGGAGAGGCCAAGGGGGCATGTTCTAGAGCAGGGCGGGCTGAGCGGGTTCTAGAGCAAGCTGGAGCGGCCCGGAGCAGGACAGGGGCTCCCCCcacgtgctggggcaggagcgtgccctccccaccccatgggtgctgggggcctccccagctgcccccccgGGACCGGCGTCCACCCCCTGGGGGCTGCAGATGCCCCTGCCCGGCCTCACCTTTGGGCTGCTGCACCTCGAAGGGGAAGTGCACGTTGTCCTGCAGGCACTGCACCAGCTTCTGCTCCGAGCGGAAGGGGTTGAAGCCCCAGAGGATGAAGGGGCCTCTCAGCATGgcgggggctgcagggtggggaggggggcagggcagccaacTTGAGCCCCAGGGAGGTGGCCGCAGGGGCAATGGGGCAGCTGTACcccccccggctccagccccgaGCCCATCTCTCCGGTGGCTCGTACCCGAAGGAGCGACGGACCGCAAGggggctgctgccatggcaactgGCTCTGGCAGGTTCTAGAGCAGAGGCCAGCTCTAGAACCCCGATAGGAGCTGGCGCCAAGCACCCAGCTTGGCTGCTCGAGGGCACAAGGGACCCTCGGGCTCTGCGCGCCAGGGACAGAAgcaccaggctcctggctggaACAGCCCTTTATTGTGCCACGTTGGGCAGTAGAAACGCTATAAAAGACACAAGGAGGCATGTACAAAAAGTGGGGGCGGGAGGAAGACGAGGAGGGCACGGCCCCAACCCCATCGGCTCTAGCAGCCACGACtccagtggctggggctggttgtgGGTCACCGCCCCGTGTcctgggcaggctccagctcGTCGGAGTGGGTCAGGAGCCCCTGCAGGCACTGGCGGATGGCAGCCGGCCCCCGGTACGCCCTCTTTGTGCCACGGGGCAAGTGGCGGCAGGACGACAGGTTGAGGTAGCTCAGGCCGGGGCAGCTGAGGATGAGGGCGCTGCGGCGGAGCAGAGAGGCAGTTATTGGAGGAGGGGGCTCAGGCTGGTGTAACCCCCCCACCTAtggagggctggggaggcaggtgcTGTGCAGACCCTCAGGTGAGAGTTGACCCAGTTGCTGAGGCCAGTGAGGCTGGCCAAAGGCTCTGGCTTGGCCCTAGAGTGGGCAACAGGGCTGTCCAGCCTGCAAGAGACACGGGTGCCTGGCCTGGCACCCGCAGGACAGCTCTGGCACCAGCCCGGGGGACCCGGTGAGTAGGCAGGGGCttgaggagcagagctgggccacggcccctgcagcactgctgcccgGCTGTGCCCGCACTCACCTGACGGTGCTCAGGGTGACCTTGGTGCCAGTGAGGTTGAGGGCACGTAGTGGGGCTGGGCCGCGGGCAAAGGCAGCCAGGGCCTGCTCGAGGTCGCGCTCGCTgaagctctgcccagccaggtccagctcctgcaggctgtgctgccacttccaggtgagcagggggctgccCGTGGTGGGCAGCGGCAGGGCGCTCGGGCTGCAGTACagccccaggtgcagctgctcCAGGTCTGTGGGGTGCAAGGTCagggggctcaggcagggggcaATGGGGCTCAGTGCCTGGCTGGGGCTTTGTAGGGCTCCATGGTGGCTCCCAGGCCACCCTGTAGCCCCCAGGCATCCCATGTAAGAGGACCTCAATGCTGCCATGGACTGGGTCACACCCCAGGTCTGTCCTGCCTCGTCCCGTGTCCCATGGGCAGGGAGCGGAGCTGCAGGGAGAGTGGCCAGAGCTAAGTAGGGTTTTCCCCTgtttctctccctgcagcctccagcactggggTCCAGACAGGgtgatgcagaggccgtgcccctcgctccctgccccagagccaccgatcgatgcccctttcctccacatgTGTCCGAGCCCTGGTGAATCCAATTCAGCTCTCagctcccaccacctctggggCCACGAGTCCCCCCTTTAATGCCATGTTGGGGGGAAAAGACCTCCCTGGTGTTTGTGTTAAACTGCTGCCTGCTCGGTCTGCATGTGACCCTTGTTCCGCCTGGTGACAGACAGTCAGTAATAAATCCCAGGGACTTTCTCTTCCCCATTGCGTGTGTTGTGgacccttctcctgccccctccagcacctcttctgcagactgcccaggcctggcctcgTTAGTCTCCCCCTAAGGAAGCCCCTCTGTGCCGCTCAATGTCCTTGTGCGCTTCCTTGCAACTTCCCTGCCTCGGGCTGCCTggtccttcccctcccagccttgtCTCTGCCAGCCACGTGTGCCCCacgccagcccccagccagggggacagctggcccctgcagcagctgctgggcaggagaGCTGCTGGAGCTCCACAGCCTCTCCACCTCCGTGTtgccctgcttgttccccatctCTGCGTCTGCACCTGGCTGCAGCGCTGCACACACAAGGGCCTTGCCCCATGCTCCACTGGGGGTACTCAGACGGGAAGTCTGGGAGGCAACTCCAAGGCAgctggaaatgcagctgcatcTGGGGTGATGCATTGTGCACAGGAGCCCGAGCAGCATGGGGCTCTTGGGGCCTATGCGGTGCCCACCCCGGGCCTAGACGGCCACATGCAACtcaccagggcagggcagctcctgcagccccttgggcGTCACGCGGAAGCAGCCGCGCAGGTCGAGCATGCGGAGGCGGGCAGAGGCCCACAGAAGCTGGCGCAGGACGCCGTCGGTGACGAAGGACAGCACCGTGGTGGCCAggcacagctcctccagctgggggaagcccagggtggCGGGGGCTGCGCGGGGGCTTGGCTTCGGGGACCAGATCACATTGAGGAGACGCAGCACCTGGATCGGACACAGGCCAAGGGGAGCCGGGAGCAGGCAGACGCTTCTGAGGCAGAGCTGCCcgtgcccagaggcagcagggctggtcccaagtgtgggcaggggtcagggggtccGGGCAGGACAGGGGAAGGCCGGTACCTGCAGCTCCGGGCTGGCTGCCTGCAGTTGCTCCACGGGAAGCTGGAAGCGCTGGCTGCTCTGCTTGATGTCCCTGTTCACCTCCAAGAGCCGCAGCCCCGGGCAGCTCCCGGCCTGCGGAGGTCACAGCGGGCTGTTCCTGCCTGGCacgtgcagggcccggggcacgACCTCCCCCTCCGGCCTCTAAGCTGAGTCTCTGGGGACTGGGATTCTCGGTCTTGCAGCCGCAAGGAAAACCCTCAGCTCGAGCCGGCAGAGCCTGAAACCACCGCCCGGGAGGCCGAGCTGTCCCCAGCGTCACCACGGGGCACGGGTTTtgggtgtggcaggggcaggaccttGTTCATCTGCTCCTCCATGCCCACCACTCGCTCCTGCACCGCTGGCCACACAGGCAGCGCAGGacctcccaccccatccctggcccGCGGTCTCTGCCAGCTTACCGCGAGCGTGGTGAGGATGGCGTTCATGCGGCTGCTGTACGTCAGCCAGAGCCGCTTGAGGCGGGAGCCGGCGACCTCCAGGAAGCTCAGCACGGCCAAGGAGTCCACCTGGGCACAGAGCGAGGGGGGCGTGGAGCCAGGTGAgccgctggctgcagcagaggggtcaggccaggccaggggctcgCACTCCCGGTGCGGGAAGGGGCTGGGTACTACCCCTGGGCGTGGGGGCCGTGTCTCCGAGCGCGCGCCAGGCACCCAATGCCCATGAACGCTCCCTGCGGTGAGGGGGCAGACGTGGGCAGTGCGtccccagcccttgccctggCACGCGGCTGGCAGCCGTCACCCCCACCCCGCCTTGCTCCTGGAAGGGCACAAAGGGCCTCCGTCCTGCCCCTACCTGGGAGTGCTGCAAGTCCAGGCTCTCCAGCCGGGGACAGCGCTTGGCCAGCAGGCTCAGGGGCTCGGCCTGCACCCCGCTGCAGTGCGACAGCTTGAGGGAGgtgaggagggggcagcactcccccagggcctgggaagagaagggggagaaGCAACGGTCCCCCCAGGCCTCGGGCGCCGCTTGGGGCCAGGGGTCGGACAGCCCCGGGGCCGCGCCCCGACTCGGTGTCGCCGTCGCGCCGAGCACAGCCCGGGGCGGGGGGTCCTCCTCACCTTCAGGACGAAGGGCACGTGGCTCTTCCAGTGGCAGAGCGCGAAGTCCCGGAGGAGGGAGAACCTGCCAGGAGGGAGCGGGCCGGAGTGAGTCCAGCGCCGCCGGCCCCTGGGGCGGTCAGTCCCCTCTCCGCGCCCGGTGGCCCCTACCTGCTGGCGGTCAGCCACTCCACCGTGCCCAGCACCCTCTTCTCCGTGGCCGGAGGCTGCTTCCTGCCCGGCTCCACCCAGCAGAAGCCGACGGACACCTGCTGCCAGAGCGCGGGGCTGGCGGCCGCCCGGTACCACAGCCGGCACACACGGGCCACCCTGCGGGGCACAGGGGACCCTCGCACTCCAGGCACCCCTTCAcgtaccccccccaccccgagagcCACGGCTCTCCGTGGCCCCCGATGCCCGGGGACGGGGAACAGGAGCCGGCCCCGCACCTGCACAGGAAGGGCACGGCCCCCTCGCACGCCACCGACACCCGGAAGACACGCTCCAGGATCTCCAGCGGCACACGCTCGCCCCAGGCGCTCTGCGGGGCGGCGCCGGCAGCGCCCGCCGCGCCCCCCTCGGCCGGGCTCCCGCCTCCATCATCCGCTCTCCTCCGGCCCCGCGCCCGGCGCCTCCTGCCGCCGCCCGCCCTCCGGGGCGCGGCCCCCGCGCCAGCGACGAGCAGCAGCACGTCGTCCTCCGTCGCGTGCAGCCAGTAGTCTGGGGCGGCGCCACGGCGCGCTGCCTTCCTGGGGGGGCCGCGTGCCACGCCGCGCGCTCGCCGCCGCCCCGTGCCCCCCACCGCCGCCATGGCGCCGCCGCTGCGTCTGCGGAGGAGCGCGCCCCCCCGTGAGCCGGGGCCGAGCCGGGCCCCCAACAGCTCCAGGGGCCCGCGCCCCCCCGCTTTCACCCCCACGCGCTGGGGGCATTCTGGGAAGGGCACCGGGAATGGGGCGGGGGTAGGGCACAGGCGGTCTGCTGCAAAGgactgtgggaaggggcaggggaccctgctgcaaagcattgtgggaaggggcaggggtgtctggtgcaaaggactgtgggaaggggcaggggactcTGCTGCAGGGCATTGTGGGAAGAGGTAAGGGTGCCTGGTGCAAAGgactgtgggaaggggcaggggattCTGCTGCAAGGCATTGTGGGAAGAGGTAAGAGTGTCTGGTGCAAAGgactgtgggaaggggcaggggactcTGCTGCAAGGCATTGTGGGAAGAGGTAAGAGTGTCTGGTGCAAAGgactgtgggaaggggcaggggacccTGCTGCAGGGCATTGTGGGAAGAGGTAAGAGTGCCTGGTGCAAAGgactgtgggaaggggcaggggacccTGCTGCAGGGCATTGTGGGAAGAGGTAAGAGTGCCTGGTGCAAAGgactgtgggaaggggcaggggaccctgctgcagggcattgtgggaaggggcagaggtgTCTGGAGGGGccgggagggagtggggggggtagtgggaaggggcagggttgcCTGATGCAAAGGATTATGGGAAGAGGCAAGGCTGCGTGGTGCAAAGGATTGTGGGAAGGGACAGGGGACTCTGAAGGGCCCTGCCGCGGGGCAttgtgggaaggggcagcagtGCCCGGCgcggggcaaggggaggggcggcgccaggccgggccgggccgggggcgccGCGCGCGCGGGGGATGCCGGGAAGGGCCGGGCGGACTCACCTGCAGCGGGAGCGGGGCCCGGGGGCGGTGCCATCTTGTCCCGCCCCTTCCGGGGCGGGGCCTGCATCTCCCGCCAGGGGTGAGCTGAGCTGCTGCGGAGCgcgtgggggcggggcagggcgcggggtgtgtgggggtgggggttcgtggggtgtatgggggtgggggcaggggggctctggagggggcagggcgggTCTGGAGGGTACTGAGGGGGGTCAGGGCGGGGGGGTGCCCTGGCGTGCCCAGGCCTGGCGTGGGGGTAAGGCCGCGGGTGTCGCGTGTCTCACGGAGCCGTGCTCTGGTGCTGCCAGGATGCCCGAGGGAGCGCGGTGCGGCGCGGCAGGAGGGGCCCCTgcccggcccccgccccccctgccccgAGGAAGGAGCCGGCGCGCAGCAGGGCGCGGAGGCTGCCTGGAGGTGAAGCCTGGCGTGAACAAATGAGGTCTGGCCTTTCCCATgccccgagccgcgcggcgctgGGAGACGCAGATTGGATTAGCGGGGGCTGGCCCCCCCGGGCCCTGGGGCAGGCGGCCGTGGGAAGCCGCGGTCACTGGCGCTGTTGCAGCAGCCGTCGACTCGCCCGGGGGTGCTGCTGAGATCCCTcgacccccgcccccccttcccgAAATGCCCGTTGCGCAATGTCGATTGCCCAAGGGGCGCGCTTTGGCGCAGGGGAAGAGAAACCCTTCTTCCCTGAATCGGGCAGGGCTGGTGCGAGGCTGGGCACGCTGGTTCCCGCGCCGGAAGGGGACGTGGCGAGGCCTGGAGCGATGCGCGGCGCCGGCTGAGGCCGGGCGGAGACCTGCCGGGGCGGGTTCCTGGAGCCGGCTCcacgggggcgggggcgggagcTGCCCTCCGGCTCCTCGTCGCCACTCCTTCCGTGCGGCAGAGGCTGTCGGCAGCTCCTCGGTCCCTTCTTGCACCTTGCAGCAGGGCTCGGCGGAGCGGCCGGCTTCCCAAGGGAGGCGCCGGCTCAGGCCTGCAGGCATCGCGCGCCCGGCTCCGGAGGTGACCAGCTCGTCGCCTTGCCCTGGTCGCCCGGCTCTGTAAGGTGGAGGGCCCGGCTGGGTGCCGGGGCAGGAGCCTGCGCGGAGCACGCTGCGGCCCGGGCACCGGGGGGTGGGAGGACAACGGGCACGCTCCCAGCGGCCCTGGCAGTGCAGAGGGGTGGCTAAGGCCCGGGCaggtgaggctgcctggcccagggGGTCTGTGCCGCGCCGAGCTCGCCTTCCCCGGGAGGCTGCAGCCCAGTCGGGCGAACGGCGCTTGCAGAGCCCTCGTGTCCAGCCTGGCTACGGGGCTCCCTTCGTGACCGGAGGGGCCGGCACAGCCCGGGGTGGCGGAGATGCCTGTtgtgcgggggctggggctggctctgcaCGTTCCTTCCCTccgtgctgctgctccctgccccggctgcTTTATCTCTGCCTTTCAGCCTTTGCTCCTGGCTTTCAGCCTTTGCTCCGATGCCTGCTGCAACGCGGGCTCGTGGCTTCTCTGCTTCCTTCAGCTCGCGGCGGTGGGCCGAGGTGCTGGTGCCATTcccaccacccccatccccttccccacgGCTTGGGGCCACCAGTAAGGGGGGTGCACGGAGCCTGTTGGGTGGAATTGCCCCATCACCCagggagggggtgctgcagggtgctttcccctgccccgtgcctgctctgAGCGGCACCTGTTGCCCTGCTCCTGTGGGAGATCTGTCTGGGGCTTAGCAAGCACTGGACACTAACGTGGGGTGAGAGGTGAGTGGCCTCGTGGGGTCTGCTCGGAGCCGCCCCCGGCCGCAGATAACGAGATACTTCCCACTCGCCAGTGTCCCCCAGCCcgacccacagccctccccagcgTGGGGTTTCTCCTGAGAGGGACTAAAGCCTGACTGGGAGTTGCCCAGAGCCTGCGCTGGTCCCCAGCCAGCCTGCCTAAGCCTCTTCCTGCCCAGGCTTCGTGCAGCGTCTCATGGAGCCTCCCCCCGTGGGGCGCTGACCACCTGAGCCTGGCTTGGGCCCACATCGGCATCATCCCGGCTTGCAGGATAACCCGTTGTCTGTCTCCATCTCTCCCAGCGatggctggctgcaggggccctGTCACCAACAGCGCCCGGCTCCTCGTGTCTCTCTGCCGGCTGTAGCCCGGGCTGTGGGGAGCAACTCTGTCGTAGACGCACAAGATTATCAGGTACCAGACGTGCACCTTGTTCTCTCCTCTGCCCTCTGCTTGAGCAAGGGGCCTTGTAGGGGTAACTTCACAGCGCTGTAACATTTTCCCTCCCTTGATTGTGGATGAATCTAGGTCCAAACTGGTCGAGCTTGGTTTCGAGCGACCAGAGGCTCAGCTGGAGGGTGCCCTGGGCTTGGCATGAAAGATCCCTTGCTCTAAAGCAGGCAGAGGGCAGAGAGCCCCTCCAGGGCTCGGAGGAAACGGGCTGCACGGGCCAGGTGGGAAGTCTGCCCTGGCCGGTAtctgccccctccagcctgctcccAGGATCTTGTCACTCTTCACCCCCATACACAACCGtggagggctgccagggcccacGATGGTCCCCTCATGCCAGGTCGTGGGGGCCTCAGCTGGCCGTGCTGCAGCACACGCTCCAGCAGCCGCACTGACTCGCGCCCCACTCCTCTCTGCAGCGTCCGTGCCGACAGGATGGCTGCTTGTGAGCCACGCCAGGCTGCGCTCACCCACGTGCTGGTGGCCCTCTTCGGCATGGGCTCCTGGGTCGCCGTGAACTCCCTCTGGGTGGAGCTGCCCGTGGTGGTGAAGTCACTTCCAGAAGGTGAGGAGCTGAGGAAGCTCAGGGGTGGCAGGGTTTCTCCAGGGCACAGCGGCATGGGGCACGTGTTTGGCATCTCGGTGCTGTGCTGCAACTGCCACCGGGGCCTCCCGTGCTGCTGTTCCTGCCTGAGCTGCTCTCcttgctcccagctgctgcatgcccctcagagctgggggaaggaggaaggaagggctTCCCAGGGTGACTGaacagaaggggaggggaagacacCATCTCCCTctcaaggagcacagccaggggaAGAACAAGGCCTCGCCACGCACTGGGTCAGCTCTGGCCTTGGGATGGGGGCCCGGCTGGGACCTCGTGGAGCTGTGACAGCTCTGACCCCAGAGCAGCgagtctcagcaggggctggggctgccagcgCCAGTCGTGCACCCAGCTCCGCGgagggcccccagctgcagcgAACCCCGGCTGGCGCAGGACAAAGGCAGGAAGGGGCAGTCCCTTCCACCCACCGCGGGGGGCAGAGGAAGCAGATGTgaggcagcagcaaaggcagTCCGGCCTCGGGTGGGGCCCCGGCTGCGAACCGCCCGTAGAGACAcccccccttgcccctgctcTCCTCGTTTGCTCCCTGCCTTGGCCCCCTGGCCCAAGCATGGCTGGTTGGAGGCTCGGGGAAGGCTGCTTCCCCTCCTTGCgtgcagggctgctgctccaggcagcgTGGAGGAGCTGGAATGCACCCCGTCCCCCCTCAGACCCGGCTGGGAACAGGAGCTGGCCCGTGAGCTGCGgagggctgcctgcctgctcgTGCTCCGTGGGTCCTGGGGCTCCCGGGGAGTCGTCCAGGCCACGTCTGGCTCCCCGCGGCAGTTGTCCTCTCCCGTCTGCCCCGTGCGGCGCCTGCTGTGGCGGGCACAGGCTGTTCCGAGCGCCGGTGCCCGGAGAGCAGGTCACGTTTCCTTCTGCGTGTGCTTGAGCCTGCATGACTCAGCGCCTGGAGCGGGCCTGCTCCTGGCTGGAATTCCCCCGCGCCCCTCCTCGCCGTGGCCGGCCAACCTGGCCCAGGCACGTGGGGCTCGCGGGGAGAGCTGGGTCCTTCTGCATCTCCCCTCCTTGGGCCAGCTGGGGGTCGCCCCCTTAGCCTGGCCTTCCTctgggcagccctgtgctgttGGCGGGGGAGACCTAATCCCTCTGCTGCCCTTCAAGGAGGGCAAAGAGCCCAGAGCAAGGGGCCGGGccaggctgtctgcagctgtCGTCTCGGATCACGGCGGGGAGGGGATGCAGAGGCACGCGGCagggcccaggccctgcagccaggaagctCGGCCCCCTCCACCCTTGCGATAGGATAGAGGGAGCTGGAGACTGCTCCAAAGCCTGGGAGACCCTcggtcctggccccaggacccagccagTGCTGTGGGGTTGGGCGACCTGCCAtactgggaagggggggggggggggggtccagggaggcttctctctctgtgtctcaccctctttcccctccccgcaGGCTGGAACCTGCCCGCCTACCTCTCTGTCCTCATCGCCCTGGGCAATGTGGgccccctggccttggccctggtGCACAAGCTGGCCCCGGGCAGGCTGGAGGAGCGCTGGGTCATCCACGGCGTCCAGGGACTGGGCCTGATCGCTGCCGTCTTCCTGGCCCTGTTCTGGGAGCGCacggtgctggtggcagggcagccccGCAGCCTGCCCtacctggtgctggccctgaccctggccctggtGTGCTGCACATCCAATGTCACCTTCCTGCCCTTCATGTACCGGCT harbors:
- the TMEM249 gene encoding cation channel sperm-associated auxiliary subunit TMEM249, whose translation is MLRGPFILWGFNPFRSEQKLVQCLQDNVHFPFEVQQPKVFVVEYYRDTLWKGALLLLLSAVGCGLYFQTEKGDQDYAGFFAFGILTGLWLVLCSASKRRLVINHRRGFYRLYIRERLWHQGPLHQIYVRLTAQQDAYGKSFYSLVVSGYRLEELVLARLSTDYEQMQALGRRLAHKLYLNYFDCQEASGRHVVRHWPPPLLHDNKACPQDADQTDRHEAEGLPV
- the FBXL6 gene encoding F-box/LRR-repeat protein 6; this encodes MAAVGGTGRRRARGVARGPPRKAARRGAAPDYWLHATEDDVLLLVAGAGAAPRRAGGGRRRRARGRRRADDGGGSPAEGGAAGAAGAAPQSAWGERVPLEILERVFRVSVACEGAVPFLCRVARVCRLWYRAAASPALWQQVSVGFCWVEPGRKQPPATEKRVLGTVEWLTASRFSLLRDFALCHWKSHVPFVLKALGECCPLLTSLKLSHCSGVQAEPLSLLAKRCPRLESLDLQHSQVDSLAVLSFLEVAGSRLKRLWLTYSSRMNAILTTLAAGSCPGLRLLEVNRDIKQSSQRFQLPVEQLQAASPELQVLRLLNVIWSPKPSPRAAPATLGFPQLEELCLATTVLSFVTDGVLRQLLWASARLRMLDLRGCFRVTPKGLQELPCPDLEQLHLGLYCSPSALPLPTTGSPLLTWKWQHSLQELDLAGQSFSERDLEQALAAFARGPAPLRALNLTGTKVTLSTVSALILSCPGLSYLNLSSCRHLPRGTKRAYRGPAAIRQCLQGLLTHSDELEPAQDTGR